The following are from one region of the Nicotiana tabacum cultivar K326 chromosome 3, ASM71507v2, whole genome shotgun sequence genome:
- the LOC107816357 gene encoding uncharacterized protein LOC107816357, with the protein MANHGGVGSKFVSVNLNKSYGHTSHHDNKSYSGSYGQAGGMGRGRPGSGGGGMVVLSRHRSTQKIGAKLSVPPPLNLPSLRKEHEKFDLSGSGGGALGGGGQGSGPRPSSSGMGWTKPAAAAAAVALQEKDVRSDGQVVVDGLDQTGHSTDGINNQVSGSYMPPSARGTGIGAAVNVPAKTFPLTAEKVSVLRGEDFPSLQAALPASSGPANKQKDGLSQKQKHLSAEGTSDEQRDSYNMSSVVDMRPHGHSSRHATGNGLAENGFERHGLSSSRRADQPRKQEDYFPGPLPLVRLNPRSDWADDERDTGHVFADRGRDIGISKVDNYWDRDFDLPRTNVLPHKTAHNQFERRGPREAQTGNGFTIDALRGDTYSRDVRIPSREGREGSTWRNSILPRDGKVTDIANDRNVVSSRESFVNKDLGKDNRYVPPHFGDTARDESFTGSRDYSYGRKDTGLVTDSRQRWNHATESSNSRGVEHMTQDRLGSELSSRFKRDGFQNNSGSKPSFASIGKSLPMTDPVLNVGREKGARSRGERPYIEDPYLKDYESAGFDERDLFPGGLSAVIKRKKDMVKQTDFYDPVRESFEAELERVQKMQELERQRIMEEQERALEQARREEEERQRLIREEEDRQRKLEDEAREASWRAEQERLDAVRRAEEQRIAREEEKRRIVMEEERRKQAAKLKLLELEAKIAKRQAEGSKTDTLVVTTDDKISAMNKEIDVSGGADMDNWDESERMVERLTTSASFDTPVLSRSADVSSQHYSSRENFSNFPDRGRPINSWRGDALENGSSSSMYLQDQDIGHHSPRRDASAGGRAAPRKDFSGGAGYLASGSYAKGGREGYTDEFGHRKEHRWSLPMDADPYTRNRDMDTEFHDNLSDRYGDIGWGQARSRGSTRFPYSDRLYQNSEADEPYSYGKSRHSARQPRVLPPPVLSTMQRTFRGMNDHRGSSNLIDNESHYTHHRGGDSTRQTGYLGGHPSEHVAPLQESTLAEVTKLNKDMSPRCDSQSSLSVTSPPNSPPHLSHDELDESGDSRSVSVSAEGKNVSLSGYECALLNDNSAKDAMKTASSSISAIEDEDWNVEDNGELQQQEEYDEDEDGYREEDEVREADDENPDLNQEFEDLQLGEEESSHKLDNLVLGFDEGVEVAIPSDDFERNSRNEESVFDRPETSEGGSVYGVQVDEKCLHPVEARPGASLDSSSDSVQGTEKIMQESEFRVSTEPHSAAASNLLDGVDVYCGPSLCAQQTFSSLGTPSSIGQTSVSSLTSSSQPDLPVKLQFGLFSGPSLIPSPVPAIQIGSIQMPLHLHPPVGPSLTHIHPSQPPIFQFGQLRYSSNVSQGIVPITAQSMSFGQPNGQAHYNTSQNSGGSVLPQPALDASTLSVMKDNVQSLSANQEHASVLRPGGHNDSKPAQGSAESKALTANITGIAGASDRKLISESAIQAEAKGLSNADRHLQPSKVKGSDGKQSSVLPSTQSVSNEKIYAGGRAQGQAYGNKGKRFTYAVKSSGLRSSFPTSDGPYSESSRFQRRPRRTVQRTEFRIRENSDSRQSSSIVFSNDSGLGEKLNHGGRSAAVIIAKSGSKRGSFSSKLPKQNVEFDPMSANVASHEVDSSNKPSKDDRKAVLHKSQNTSHAGEGNLKRNISEEGVDAPLQSGVVRVFKQPGIEAPSDEDDFIEVRSKRQMLNDRREQREKEIKAKSRVSKPPRKPRTTRQSIAITTSPNKIFASVGGEPQNKNNYSDVIASEAHGSVYKDVSTGYTTVVSQPLAPIGTPSGSNGSQPDKQFYTAKLLQTTSGSVVSAGGDDLEPGLMFESKKNTENATSSPLNSWGSAQINQQVMALSQSQLEEAMNPARFEAHAASVGAHGGAVTEPILPSSSILTKDKSFSSAASPINSLLAGEKIQFGAVTSPTVLHTSNRVVSHGIGAPGSNRAEVQISRNISPDESDCTLFFEKDKRANDPCVNVQDCEAEAEAAASAVAVAAISSDEIVGNGLGSAISEAKTFEGDQQLSSQSRAEESLSVSLPADLNVETPPISLWQPLPSPQNSSSQILSHFSGGPPSHFPFYEMNPVLGGPIFAFGPHKESGGSQSQSQKATVSSSGPLGAWQQCHSTLDSFYGHPAGFTGPFIGPPGGIPGVQGPPHMVVYNHFAPVGQYGQVGLSFMGTTYLPSGKQPDWKHTPSSSAMGITEGDMNNVNLSGSQRSLSNMPATIQHLGPASPIMPMASPLAMFDVSPFQSAPEMSVQARWSHVPASPLHSVPNSHHLQQQAEGALPSKFGHGHSVDQSLNTNRFLESHPSEASDGTPSFTVATDANAAQFPDELGLVHSSKSGATSGSAKSHVSQSSSGCVNADIGKNDSLRNGVSNNGKEPGSSGFKTHSQQKNTSAQQSQSAGYNYHRGGGMSQRNMAGNDWSHRRMGFHGEKGRNQSLGAEKGFSSTKVKQIYVAKQTVSGTKTTG; encoded by the exons ATGGCCAATCATGGCGGCGTTGGGAGCAAATTTGTGTCTGTGAATTTGAATAAATCATATGGACATACTTCTCATCATGATAATAAATCTTATAGTGGTTCTTATGGGCAGGCCGGGGGGATGGGCCGCGGTCGGCCTGGTAGTGGGGGTGGAGGAATGGTTGTTCTGTCCCGGCATCGGAGTACCCAGAAAATTGGGGCGAAATTATCTGTTCCACCCCCCTTGAATTTGCCTTCATTGAGGAAAGAGCATGAGAAATTTGATTTATCAGGATCGGGCGGTGGGGCATTGGGAGGTGGTGGTCAAGGGAGTGGGCCGAGGCCATCCTCGTCTGGTATGGGTTGGACTAagcctgctgctgctgctgctgcagTTGCATTGCAAGAGAAAGATGTGAGAAGTGATGGTCAGGTTGTTGTTGATGGTTTGGATCAGACCGGGCATAGTACTGATGGCATCAACAACCAGGTTAGTGGATCCTATATGCCCCCTTCAGCTCGTGGAACTGGAATTGGAGCTGCAGTTAATGTTCCTGCAAAAACATTTCCTTTGACTGCTGAGAAAGTCTCCGTTTTGAGAGGCGAGGATTTTCCTTCTCTTCAAGCTGCATTGCCTGCCTCTTCTGGACCGGCGAACAAGCAAAAGGATGGTTTGAGTCAAAAGCAGAAGCACCTATCTGCTGAAGGAACATCTGACGAACAAAGAGACAGTTACAACATGAGTTCAGTGGTTGATATGCGTCCTCATGGGCACTCTTCACGTCATGCAACTGGAAATGGCCTTGCAGAAAATGGGTTTGAAAGACATGGTTTGAGCAGCTCTCGTAGAGCTGATCAACCTCGGAAGCAGGAAGATTACTTTCCTGGGCCACTTCCATTAGTCCGGTTGAATCCTAGGTCTGATTGGGCTGATGATGAACGTGATACTGGACACGTATTTGCAGATAGGGGCAGAGATATTGGGATTTCAAAAGTTGATAATTATTGGGATAGGGATTTTGACCTGCCTCGAACTAATGTGTTGCCCCATAAAACTGCTCATAATCAATTTGAAAGGAGGGGTCCTAGAGAGGCTCAGACTGGGAATGGGTTTACCATTGATGCCCTGAGAGGTGACACCTATAGCAGGGATGTGAGAATACCTAGTAGAGAAGGGAGGGAAGGGAGCACATGGAGGAACTCAATCCTTCCTAGAGATGGTAAAGTTACAGACATTGCCAATGACAGGAATGTTGTTAGCTCCAGGGAATCTTTTGTTAACAAAGATTTAGGGAAAGATAACAGGTATGTTCCACCACATTTTGGGGACACCGCTCGTGATGAAAGTTTTACTGGAAGTCGGGATTATTCATACGGAAGGAAAGACACGGGTCTTGTTACTGACAGCAGACAACGGTGGAATCATGCAACAGAATCATCCAACAGTCGAGGGGTCGAGCACATGACTCAAGATCGCCTTGGTAGTGAACTGTCGAGCAGATTCAAGCGTGATGGCTTTCAGAACAACTCTGGGTCAAAACCTTCATTTGCATCCATTGGGAAATCACTTCCTATGACTGATCCTGTTCTGAATGTGGGCAGGGAGAAAGGTGCCCGTTCAAGGGGTGAAAGGCCATACATAGAGGATCCATACCTGAAAGACTATGAATCTGCAGGATTTGATGAAAGGGATCTCTTTCCTGGAGGACTTTCTGCGGTGATCAAGAGAAAAAAGGATATGGTTAAGCAGACTGATTTCTATGACCCTGTCAGAGAATCCTTTGAGGCTGAACTGGAACGAGTTCAAAAGATGCAAGAGCTTGAGCGACAACGAATTATGGAAGAACAAGAAAGAGCATTGGAGCAAGCTCGAAGGGAGGAAGAGGAGAGACAGAGACTGATTAGAGAAGAGGAGGACCGTCAACGAAAATTGGAAGATGAGGCACGAGAAGCTTCTTGGAGGGCAGAGCAAGAGCGGCTTGATGCAGTTAGAAGAGCTGAAGAGCAGAGAATTGCTAGAGAGGAAGAGAAAAGGAGGATTGTCATGGAGGAAGAAAGGAGGAAGCAGGCTGCTAAACTAAAGCTTTTGGAATTGGAGGCCAAGATAGCCAAGAGGCAGGCTGAAGGGTCAAAAACTGATACTTTAGTTGTCACCACCGATGACAAAATATCTGCCATGAACAAGGAAATTGATGTTTCAGGGGGAGCTGATATGGATAATTGGGATGAGAGTGAAAGAATGGTGGAACGTTTAACAACTTCAGCATCTTTTGACACACCTGTCTTAAGCAGATCTGCTGATGTAAGTTCCCAGCACTATTCCTCTCGAgagaatttttcaaattttccggACAGAGGAAGACCTATTAATTCGTGGAGAGGGGATGCACTTGAGAATGGAAGTAGCTCATCAATGTATCTACAGGACCAAGATATTGGCCATCATAGTCCAAGAAGGGATGCATCTGCTGGAGGCAGAGCAGCTCCCCGAAAAGATTTTTCAGGAGGAGCTGGATATTTGGCTTCTGGTAGTTATGCCAAAGGTGGACGAGAAGGATATACGGATGAATTTGGCCATCGGAAAGAGCATAGGTGGAGCCTTCCTATGGATGCTGATCCATACACCAGGAACAGGGACATGGACACAGAATTTCATGATAATCTTTCAGATAGGTATGGTGATATTGGTTGGGGGCAAGCCCGTTCTCGTGGCAGTACTCGCTTTCCTTACTCAGATCGGCTATATCAAAATTCTGAAGCAGATGAACCTTATTCCTATGGTAAGTCAAGGCATTCTGCGAGACAGCCACGTGTGCTTCCTCCACCTGTACTCTCTACTATGCAGAGAACTTTCAGGGGTATGAACGATCACCGTGGTTCGTCGAACCTTATTGACAATGAAAGCCATTATACTCATCATCGAGGAGGTGACTCTACGAGGCAGACAGGCTATCTTGGTGGCCATCCATCTGAACATGTTGCTCCCCTGCAGGAGAGCACTCTTGCAGAAGTTACAAAACTGAATAAAGATATGAGCCCAAGGTGTGATTCACAGTCTTCTCTATCTGTTACAAGCCCTCCGAACTCTCCGCCTCATCTCTCTCATGATGAATTGGATGAATCTGGAGATTCTCGTTCGGTATCTGTTTCCGCAGAAGGAAAAAATGTAAGTCTTTCTGGGTATGAATGTGCTCTCTTAAATGATAATTCTGCAAAAGATGCCATGAAGACGGCTTCCAGTTCTATCTCTGCTATTGAGGATGAAGACTGGAATGTGGAAGATAATGGTGAGTTGCAGCAGCAAGAAGAGtatgatgaggatgaagatgGTTATAGGGAAGAGGATGAAGTGCGTGAAGCAGATGATGAGAATCCTGACCTGAACCAAGAATTTGAGGATCTCCAATTAGGCGAGGAAGAATCATCTCACAAATTGGATAACTTGGTTTTGGGCTTTGATGAGGGTGTCGAAGTTGCAATACCAAGTGATGATTTTGAGAGGAATTCAAGGAATGAAGAAAGTGTATTCGATAGGCCTGAAACCTCTGAAGGTGGATCTGTATATGGGGTTCAAGTTGATGAAAAGTGCCTTCATCCTGTTGAGGCCCGCCCTGGGGCTAGTTTGGATAGCTCCTCCGACAGCGTCCAAGGAACTGAAAAAATTATGCAAGAATCTGAGTTTAGAGTGAGTACTGAACCTCACAGTGCCGCAGCCTCAAATCTATTGGATGGCGTTGATGTGTATTGCGGCCCTAGCCTATGTGCTCAGCAAACTTTCTCATCCCTTGGCACTCCATCTTCTATTGGTCAGACTAGTGTGTCAAGTTTAACATCTTCTAGTCAGCCTGATTTACCTGTTAAGCTTCAGTTTGGGCTGTTTTCTGGTCCTTCTTTAATACCTTCTCCAGTACCAGCCATCCAAATTGGTTCCATTCAAATGCCTCTTCATCTCCATCCACCAGTTGGTCCATCCCTTACCCATATACATCCATCACAGCCTCCCATCTTTCAATTTGGTCAGCTCAGGTATTCATCTAATGTCTCACAAGGGATTGTGCCAATCACTGCTCAGTCAATGTCTTTTGGTCAGCCCAATGGGCAGGCTCATTACAACACCAGTCAGAACTCCGGTGGTTCTGTGCTTCCCCAGCCTGCTCTAGATGCTTCTACTCTGAGTGTGATGAAAGACAATGTTCAATCTCTTTCAGCAAATCAAGAACATGCTTCTGTATTGAGGCCTGGAGGACATAATGACAGTAAGCCAGCACAAGGAAGTGCAGAAAGCAAAGCTCTTACAGCCAACATTACCGGGATTGCAGGTGCTAGTGATAGAAAGCTTATTTCAGAGTCAGCTATTCAAGCTGAAGCTAAGGGCTTGTCTAATGCTGATAGGCATTTGCAGCCATCTAAGGTGAAGGGTTCTGATGGCAAGCAGTCCTCGGTGCTACCATCAACTCAGTCAGTTTCTAATGAGAAAATTTATGCTGGGGGCAGGGCTCAAGGCCAAGCATACGGCAACAAGGGAAAAAGATTCACGTATGCTGTAAAAAGTTCTGGGTTGAGGTCATCTTTTCCAACTTCTGATGGTCCTTATTCTGAGTCAAGTAGATTTCAGAGACGGCCTCGTCGAACAGTTCAGCGAACTGAGTTTCGAATCCGGGAAAATTCAGATAGCAGGCAATCATCCAGCATAGTTTTTTCTAATGACTCTGGTCTTGGTGAAAAGTTAAATCACGGTGGGAGATCTGCTGCAGTGATTATTGCAAAAAGTGGATCAAAGAGAGGATCCTTCTCTAGTAAGCTACCGAAGCAAAATGTAGAGTTTGATCCTATGTCAGCAAATGTTGCTTCTCATGAGGTTGATTCCAGTAACAAGCCAAGCAAAGATGACAGAAAGGCTGTGCTACACAAAAGTCAGAATACTTCACACGCTGGCGAGGGAAATCTAAAAAGGAACATATCCGAGGAGGGTGTTGATGCCCCATTGCAGAGTGGTGTTGTACGTGTTTTTAAACAGCCTGGCATTGAAGCACCTAGCGATGAAGATGACTTTATTGAAGTCAGGTCTAAGAGGCAAATGCTGAATGATCGGCGAgaacaaagagaaaaagagatCAAGGCGAAATCCCGTGTTTCTAAG CCACCACGCAAACCTCGGACGACTAGACAAAGTATTGCAATCACAACTAGCCCAAATAAAATCTTTGCATCTGTGGGTGGAGAACCacaaaataagaataattatTCAGATGTTATAGCTTCAGAGGCGCACGGATCTGTTTATAAGGATGTGTCCACTGGATATACTACCGTGGTGTCACAGCCACTAGCTCCAATTGGAACTCCTTCAGGGAGCAATGGATCTCAGCCCGATAAACAATTTTATACTGCCAA GTTGCTCCAAACCACCTCTGGTAGTGTTGTTTCTGCTGGTGGAGATGACCTTGAGCCAGGCCTGATGTTTGAGAGCAAGAAGAATACAGAGAATGCTACATCATCACCTCTAAACTCATGGGGTAGTGCACAGATCAATCAACAG GTTATGGCCTTGTCGCAGAGCCAACTTGAAGAGGCTATGAACCCTGCCAGATTTGAAGCACATGCAGCTTCTGTTGGAGCTCATGGTGGTGCAGTCACTGAGCCCATCTTACCATCATCTTCCATCTTAACAAAGGACAAATCTTTTTCTTCTGCTGCAAGCCCAATTAACTCCCTGCTTGCAGGCGAGAAAATTCAATTTG GTGCTGTTACTTCCCCAACAGTCCTTCATACTAGTAATCGTGTTGTTTCACATGGGATTGGAGCTCCAGGTTCTAATCGAGCTGAAGTACAAATTTCCCGTAATATTTCTCCAGATGAAAGTGATTGTACACTTTTCTTTGAGAAAGACAAACGTGCAAATGATCCATGTGTAAATGTACAAGATTGTGAGGCTGAAGCTGAAGCAGCTGCTTCTGCTGTTGCTGTAGCAGCTATCAGCAGTGATGAAATTGTCGGGAATGGACTAGGCTCTGCTATTTCAGAAGCTAAAACCTTTGAAG GCGATCAGCAATTGAGCAGCCAATCAAGGGCAGAAGAGTCTCTTAGCGTATCTCTTCCTGCTGATCTCAATGTTGAAACTCCTCCGATTTCATTGTGGCAGCCCCTGCCAAGTCCCCAGAATTCTTCGAGCCAAATCCTATCTCATTTTTCAGGTGGCCCACCGTCACATTTTCCTTTCTATGAGATGAATCCTGTGTTAGGTGGTCCTATTTTTGCCTTTGGTCCACATAAAGAGTCGGGTGGCTCCCAATCACAGTCACAGAAGGCTACTGTATCTAGTTCAGGTCCTCTTGGTGCATGGCAGCAATGCCATTCTACGTTGGACTCATTCTACGGTCATCCAGCAGGGTTTACCGGCCCTTTCATAGGCCCACCTGGAGGTATCCCTGGGGTTCAAGGTCCACCGCACATGGTGGTCTATAATCATTTTGCACCAGTTGGACAGTATGGCCAGGTTGGATTGAGCTTTATGGGTACCACTTATTTACCTTCTGGAAAGCAGCCTGATTGGAAGCACACACCCTCATCCTCCGCAATGGGTATCACTGAGGGGGATATGAATAACGTAAATTTGTCTGGTTCTCAGCGCAGTTTATCAAATATGCCTGCTACCATCCAGCATCTTGGCCCTGCGTCACCAATTATGCCCATGGCTTCTCCTTTGGCCATGTTTGATGTATCTCCCTTCCAG